From Echinicola soli, a single genomic window includes:
- a CDS encoding biotin--[acetyl-CoA-carboxylase] ligase, giving the protein MHKILANTVFLGKDIIYMTECHSTNEIAADMIKEGTAKEGSIILTDNQTKGRGQRGNRWYSEPGKNLTFSLVLAPVFLSASAQFDLNRLVSNAVKDALIKYTEGIKVKWPNDIVHVGHGKLGGILIENSLTQSRIQTSVVGIGLNLNQLDFAFPGPTSLAVLSGRQVDKWDLLNDVLVEIEKRYIQVKKGEVDRLREDYWQDLYRREEWAAYEDDGGIYEGMITGITTEGKLIIKKRGGNENQYAFKEVKFL; this is encoded by the coding sequence ATGCATAAAATCCTTGCCAATACTGTTTTTCTCGGTAAAGATATCATTTACATGACAGAGTGTCATTCTACCAATGAAATTGCAGCCGATATGATCAAAGAGGGCACCGCTAAAGAAGGCAGCATTATCCTTACCGATAACCAAACCAAAGGCAGAGGACAAAGGGGAAACAGATGGTATAGTGAGCCAGGCAAAAACCTGACTTTTTCACTGGTCTTGGCACCTGTATTTTTGTCAGCATCGGCCCAGTTTGATTTGAACAGGTTGGTTTCAAATGCCGTCAAAGATGCCTTGATCAAGTATACAGAAGGAATAAAGGTGAAATGGCCCAATGATATAGTCCATGTAGGTCATGGCAAGCTTGGAGGCATCCTGATAGAAAACAGCCTGACACAGTCTCGCATTCAAACCTCGGTGGTCGGAATCGGTCTGAACCTGAACCAGCTGGATTTTGCTTTTCCTGGACCAACCTCCTTAGCCGTTTTGTCAGGTCGTCAGGTAGATAAATGGGACTTACTGAATGATGTCCTTGTGGAGATAGAAAAACGCTATATCCAGGTAAAGAAAGGAGAAGTTGATAGGTTGAGAGAAGATTATTGGCAGGATCTCTACCGCCGTGAAGAATGGGCCGCCTACGAGGATGATGGAGGTATTTATGAAGGAATGATTACCGGAATTACAACAGAAGGGAAGTTGATCATCAAGAAAAGGGGCGGAAATGAAAACCAATATGCATTTAAGGAGGTTAAATTTCTGTAA
- the ahcY gene encoding adenosylhomocysteinase: protein MSETKSKYVKYKVKDISLADWGRKEIRLAEAEMPGLMALRAEYGASKPLQGARIAGCLHMTIQTAVLIETLVELGAEVTWSSCNIFSTQDHAAAAIAAAGIPVYAWKGMNEEEFDWCIEQTLFFGEDKQPLNMILDDGGDLTNMVLDKYPELVQGIKGVSEETTTGVHRLYERMKNGTLPMPAINVNDSVTKSKFDNKYGCKESLVDAIRRATDVMLAGKVAVVAGYGDVGKGSAASLRGAGARVIVSEIDPICALQASMDGFEVKKMINAAAEADIVVTATGNKDIITGEHFKVMKDKTIVCNIGHFDNEIDVAWLNENFGDTKDEIKPQVDLYNVNGNDIILLAEGRLVNLGCATGHPSFVMSNSFTNQTLAQMELWSNTDQYGNKVYVLPKHLDEKVAALHLAKLSVELDELTEDQAKYIGVEVAGPYKPDYYRY from the coding sequence ATGTCAGAAACTAAATCAAAGTACGTCAAGTATAAAGTAAAAGATATTTCTTTGGCCGATTGGGGACGCAAAGAAATCAGATTGGCTGAAGCAGAGATGCCAGGTTTGATGGCATTGAGAGCCGAATATGGAGCATCCAAGCCTCTGCAAGGTGCCAGAATAGCAGGATGTCTCCATATGACCATCCAGACTGCGGTATTGATAGAGACATTGGTGGAACTTGGGGCTGAGGTGACTTGGTCTTCCTGTAATATTTTCTCCACGCAGGACCATGCCGCTGCGGCTATTGCTGCTGCTGGCATCCCCGTATATGCTTGGAAGGGAATGAACGAAGAGGAATTTGATTGGTGCATCGAGCAAACTTTATTCTTTGGAGAGGACAAGCAGCCGTTGAACATGATCCTGGATGACGGCGGGGATTTGACCAATATGGTATTGGACAAGTATCCTGAATTGGTCCAAGGAATCAAAGGAGTGTCTGAAGAAACCACAACCGGTGTGCACAGACTTTATGAGCGGATGAAAAACGGTACCCTTCCAATGCCGGCTATTAACGTTAACGATTCGGTGACCAAATCCAAGTTTGACAACAAATACGGCTGTAAGGAATCCTTGGTGGATGCCATCAGAAGAGCTACCGATGTGATGCTTGCTGGAAAAGTAGCTGTAGTGGCTGGATATGGTGACGTAGGAAAAGGTTCTGCGGCTTCATTGAGAGGAGCAGGTGCCAGGGTGATTGTATCGGAAATAGATCCTATCTGTGCTTTGCAAGCGTCTATGGACGGTTTTGAAGTGAAGAAAATGATAAATGCTGCTGCTGAAGCAGACATCGTGGTGACGGCTACTGGTAATAAGGACATCATCACGGGGGAACATTTTAAAGTAATGAAGGACAAAACCATCGTTTGTAACATTGGACACTTTGACAATGAGATAGACGTGGCTTGGCTAAACGAAAACTTCGGTGACACCAAAGACGAAATCAAGCCTCAGGTGGACCTTTATAATGTCAATGGCAATGACATCATCCTATTGGCAGAAGGAAGACTTGTGAACTTGGGCTGTGCCACTGGGCACCCGTCTTTTGTAATGTCCAATTCATTTACGAATCAGACCTTGGCACAAATGGAACTTTGGAGTAATACCGATCAGTATGGGAACAAAGTATATGTGCTTCCCAAGCACCTTGACGAAAAGGTGGCGGCCTTGCACCTAGCTAAACTTAGCGTGGA